AGGATGACACGCTGCGCCGCCCTCCTTCTTTCTCTTTCTCTTAATCTTTCTCTTTCTCCCCCAGTCCTGCACCCCGCTGAACCAACGACCAAGAGAAAGAGTCAGCCCCCATACGCCATCTGATTTCCGACCTCTGACATCTGACCTCTGACTTCTGATTTCCGCTTTCTTCCCTCCTCCGGCCTCCAGCCTCCGTTCTCCTTCCCCCTTCTCCCCTTCTCCCCGCTCCCTGCTCCCTTCCGCACCCCATGCCCCATCTCCACTGGTTGGACGTCACCGTCCTGATCCTCTACTTCGCCGGCATCGCGGCCCTGACCCTCAAGGCCACGAAGCGCAACCAGACGGCCGAGGATTACTTCGTCGCCGGACGCTCCATGCCGGCCTGGGCGGTGGCGATGGCGATGATGGCCGCGCTCATCAGCAGCAACACCCTCGTCGGCCACCCGGCCACGGCCTACCAGAAGGGCCTCATCCTTTTGCTCGGCAGTTTCACGCTGCCGCTCGTGCTCCTCTTCGTGGCCCGCGTGATCGTGCCGTTTTACCGCAACGTCGTCGGCATGAGCGCGTATGAATATCTCGGTGCGCGCTTCGGCATCGGCGGACGGCTCTACGCCTCGGGCTGTTTCATCGGCGACCGGCTCTTCGACGTGGGCGTGACCATGCTCACCACCGCCGTGCCGGTCTGCGTGATGACCGGCTGGGATCTGCAGTCGGTCATCATCGGCATGGCCGTGTTCACCGTCGCCTATACCATGATCGGCGGCATGGAGGCCGTCGTCTGGACGAGCGTCGTGCAGGGCCTGATCTTCGTGGCCGCGGCCTTTCTCATCGTTGCGCGGCTGATCTTCGCCCCCGAGTGCGGGCCGACGGGTGCGGTCATCGGCGCGGCGTGGGACGCCGGCAAGTTCTCCCTCGGCAACTTCGACTTCTCCTGGGCCGGGCTCTTCGACGCCAGCCTCACGCCCCAATGGCTGCTGCTGCTCGCCTACACCGCCAACTGGGCGCGGCGCTACATCGCCGACCAGCACATGGTGCAGCGCTACCTCATCGCCAAGTCCGACGCCGACGCCAGCCGCGGCGCGCTCTGGAACGGCCTGCTCTGCGTGCCGGTCTGGGCCCTCTTCATGGTCATCGGTTCCCTGCTCTACGGCTACTACACGCTCAGCGGCGCGCCGGCGCCCGCCGTGAGCGACGAGGTCGTGCCGCACTTCATCGTGAACCACCTGCCGACCGGCATCATCGGCCTGATGCTCGCGGCCATTCTCGCCGCCTCGATGTCGTCGATCAGCCCCGACCTCAACAGCATCGCGACGGCGTTCACGGCGGACATCGTCGGCCACTTCAAGCCCGGTCTCTCCGACCGCGCGCGCCTGCGCTCCGGCCGCCTCGGCGTGGCGCTCTTCGGTCTCCTCGCCATCGGCGTCGCCCTCGTCATGGCCCCCAAGGGCGGGGCCGCGACCATCATGGAGCGCGCGGTCACCGTCGCCGCGATCCTCTCCGGCGGCATGCTCGGCCTGTTCTTCCTCGGCTTCTTCACGCGCACCGCCACGCGCCAAGGCTGCTATGCCGGCCTCGTCGCCTGCGCCGTCTTCACGACCTGGGGCACGCTCACCTCCGGCAAACAGCCGATGGTGGACCTTGGTTTCAACTTCCCGCTCAACCCGATCCTCATCGGCATTCTCGGCCATCTCGTTGTCTTCGGCGTCGGCTACGCCTGGAGCCGCGCGTTCGGCGGCCATGTGCCGGCCGACATCGAACGCCTCACGTTCCGGCGTGCCGGCAGAAATCCGTCGGCATGAAAACACGTATGAACACCAACAGACAAGAAGGACACCTCACTCCCGCCACCGTCATCCTGAGCCGTGCGAAGGATCCAGTCGGTCGGCGGATGCACGTCCTTTCCCTTGGATCCTTCGCACGGCTCAGGATGACGCTTCGGGGGAATTTTCTGATTCGAGCCCAGTAGTGTTCTTTCGTGGTTAAACCAAGTCGCTCCGCTTCTTCCATGATTCCATTCCCTTCGCTCCGTTCCTGCCTGTTGTTCGCCGGTCTGCTTGCTGCCACGGGGCCCGCGCGCGCCGCCGTCGAGGCCCCCGCCGACGCCTCGCCGCGCATCCGCTACGGCATCGAGCGCCTGCAGCGCGCGCTGCCCGCCCAGGCGCCGCACATCATCGTGCGCAAGGAAACCGGCGTCGCCCCGAAGGAAGGCTTCATCCTCGCTTCCGCCGCCGACGGCACGATCACGCTCACCGGTGCCGACGACTCCGGCGTCCTTTACGGCTGCCTGGAGCTCGCCGAGCGCCTGCGCTCGGGCTGGCCCAAGGGACCGCAGCAAATCTCCGACGCCCCCGTCATGGTCCTCCGCGGCCCCTGCATCGGCATGCAAAAGACCTACTACCTCCCCGGCCGGAAGGTTTACGAATATCCCTACACGCCTGAGGAGTTCCCGTTCTTCTACGACAAGGCTTACTGGACCGAATACCTCGACCACCTCGCCGACCTGCGGATGAACACGCTCTACCTGTGGAACGGCCATCCTTTCGCCTCGCTCGTGCGGCTCCCCGACTACCCCGAGGCCGTCGAGGTCAGTGACGAGGTCTTTGCCAAGAACGTCGAGATGTTCCGCTGGCTCACCGCCGAGTGCGACCGCCGCGGCATCTGGCTCGTGCAGCAGTTCTACAGCATCCTCATCTCCAAGCCGCTCGCCGAAAAGCACGGCCTCGATTCCCAGCTCCACGCGTGGAACGACCTCGCCGCCGACTACACGCGCAAATCCATCGCCGCCTTCGTCCGCGAGTTCCCCAACGTCGGCCTCATGCCCTGCCTCGGCGAGGCCCTCCAGGAACAGAACGCGCAGACGCGTTGGATGACCGACGTCATCATCCCGGGCGTGAAGGACGGCATGGCCGCGGCCGGCCTGACCAAGGAGCCGCCGATCGTCCTCCGCACCCACGCCACCGACGCGACCAAGGTCATGCCCGAGGCGCTGAAGGGCTACAAAAACCTCTACACCGAGGCGAAGTTCAACGGCGAGTCGCTCACCACCTGGGAGCCGCGCGGCGTGCGCCAGCAGCTCCACCTCACGATGAGCCAGGTCGGCTCCACCCACCTCGCCAACGTCCACATTTTGGCCAACCTCGAACCCTTCCGCTACGGCGCGACCGAGTTCATCCAGAAATCCGTCCTCGCCATGCGCGACCGCCTCGGCGCGCACGGCCTGCACCTCTACCCGCTCTTCTACTGGGACTGGCCCGTCTCGCCCGACATCACGCCGACCCCCCTCAAGCAATGGGAACGCGACTGGATCTGGTTCGAGGCCTGGGCCCGCTACGCGTGGAACCCCGACCGCGACCCCATCGCCGAGCGCGCCCACTGGACGCGGCGCCTCGCCGCGCACTACGGCGCTGACGCCGCGCCGTTCATCCTCGACGCCTACAATGCCGCCGGCGAGTGCGCCCCGCGCATCCTCCGCCGCTACGGCATCACCGAGGGCAACCGCCAGACCATGGCGCTCGGCATGACCCTCGACCAGCTGGTCCGCCCCGAGAAATACCGCGAGTTCCCCGAGCTCTGGGAATCCCAGTCGCCCCCGGGCGAACGCCTCAAGGAATACGCCGAGCGCGCCTGGAAGAAACTCCCGCACGAGGGCGAGACGCCGGTCTCGATCAACGCCGAGGTGCTCGCCTTTTCCGCCCAAGCCGCCGCCGCCATCGACCGCGCCGCGCCGCTCGTGACGCGGAACCGCGAGGAGTTCAACCGCCTGCGCAACGACGTCCACGCCATCCGCGCCATGTCGCAGAACTACGTCGCCAAGACCCGGGCCGCCCTGGCCGTGCTGCGCTACGGCTACAGCAAGGACCTCGCCGACATGGTCCTCGCCGAGGAAAACCTCGCGGAGAGCCTCGTGTATTTCCGCCGGCTCACCGAGCTGACCAAGGACGCCTACAGCGCCGCCAACTCCATGCAGACCGCCCAGCGCCGCATCCCCGTCCCCGGCGGCATCGCCGGCAAGCGGGCCAATTACCATTGGACGCAGCTGCTGCCGGTTTACGAGAAGGAGCTGACGGAATTCCAGGCCCAGGTCGCCGCGCTGAAAAACCCCGCCGCCGCCCAAGGCCGCACCCACGCCCCGCTGACGCCCGCCGCCTGGAAGCTGCTCACGCCCGGTCTCAGCACCTACACCGTGCAGGTCGGCAACACCGTCTTTCCCGACGCTCCCGCCGTCTTCACCGCCGTCGCCCCCGAGCTGGAGGGCCTGCAGGGCATCGGCCTGCGCCGGGGTGAGCCCGACAAGGTGATCGATTTCGAGTGCAGCGAGCCCGTGCGCGTGCTGATCGGCTACTTCCACGACCGCGGCCCCGGCTGGCGTCAGCCGCCCACGCTGGAAACCGACGCCACCGCCGCCGACCGCGGCGGCGCCGAGCCCTTTATCGTGGACGCCGTGAAGTTCGACGCCCTCCCCGCCGCCACCGTCCACGCCTTCGACTATCCCGCCGGCCGCCACACCCTCCAGGTCCGCGGCACCGGCACCTACCTGATCCTGGGCATCGTCCGACCCATTGCTCCGTGAACATTCCGGTCCGACCGGTGTCCATTCCAGACCCGGATTGAAACCTGCCGCCCATGAAATCACTGCCCCGGCTCGCCTTACTGTTCCTTGCACTTGGCTCCGTTCTCGCCGCCAGCCCGCTGGCGGACAACATCACGGTCGAGGCGCTCATTGTCACCAAGGCGGAACTCCGCCGGCATATGGCGGCCGGGGTTGACGACACGTTCCGTCCGGCAACTTACGACGAACTCGAGGCCTCACGCGGCGAGGCCCAGCCCGACTATCTGGTGGCGCGTTTTCGCCTGAAGCGCCCGGGGCACTACTCCGGGGAAGCCGAGGCCCGGATCGACGGTGCCCGGCAGGGCACCAAGCTCAACGTCGTGCTCCATTTCAACAAAGGCTGGGTCGAGTATTTCATCCCGCTCGACGGCCTGATTTATGGCGGCCGCGGCAAGGAAGGCGGTCCGAAAGTTGCGGTGTCCTGGAACCGCCTTGAAACCAAATAACGGGACCGCCGCCTGGAAGCTGCTCACGCCCGGCCTCAGCACCTACCCCGCCGGCCACCACACCCGCAAAGTCCGCAACCCCGGCACCGACGTGATCCTCGGCATCGTGAAACCGTATAAAGGTGGAGGGCACAGCTTCAGCCGTCGCCGAGCCTATGGCTAGCAGGCCGCACCGGCCGCGATCCCCGTCTTCCGGCTTGCGCATCGGGTCGCCGGATATACGGTGTAGATACAATGAAAACCGGCACCCTCAGACCCAAAGCCAAAGGCACCGGAACCCCGCCCCCCTTGGGTAAGGTGTTCAAGTCGGGCAATTCCGCGGCGCTGCGCCTCCCGGCCGGGCTGCAGGTCCCGGTGGGCAAGACCTTTGAACTCGCGCCCACCGCCTCCGGCTTCATCGCGATTGATCCGGTCGATCTGGCGAAGCGCCGCAAGGCCCTCGCCGTGCTCTTCGGTTCGGCGCCCGACTTCCCGCTGCGCGAGTCCGGAGCGTGATCTACCTGCCCGACACGAACGTCTTCTCCCGTTTCCTGCGGGGAGGTGAGGCCAACGAGGGCCTGCGTGATCGTCTGCTGGCCCAGCTGCCGTTCTGCCGCCTTTCCGCGATTGTCCTGAGCGAACTCGAATATGGCGCCGCCAAATCCGGTAACCCCGCCCATCGCGAACGGGTCGCTCGGCTCCGCAGCATCCTGCCGGACGTGGTCCCCTTCGACGCGGAGTCCGCGACCTGCGCCGGACAAATCCGCGCCCATCTCGCCACGCTCAAACCCAATGCCCAGCCCATCGGGAGCTATGATGTGCTGCTGGCCGGCCAAGCTCTCGCTCTCGGCGCCTGTGTGGTCACCGGCAACTCCGGCGAATTTCACCGCGTCCCCGGCCTGCCGGTGGAAGACTGGAAATAGGCGACGCCCGCCCCACCCTCCAGGTCCGCGTCACCGGCACCTACCTGATCCTCGGCATCGTGAAGCCGTTGTCCCTGGCTCTGGTGTAGGGTCGCCCATGAGGTCGGCGCAAGCACCGACCCTACAAAGTATGCCGTCTCCCGGAGGGCCCGCGTCCCTGCGAGCCGGGTTTTGATCTGGAGGGCCGCAACCATGATCGATCGCGTAGCCCTGCCCGGGAGGGCAGGGACAGGAATTCACGTCAGCACTG
The DNA window shown above is from Oleiharenicola lentus and carries:
- a CDS encoding sodium:solute symporter family transporter, whose translation is MPHLHWLDVTVLILYFAGIAALTLKATKRNQTAEDYFVAGRSMPAWAVAMAMMAALISSNTLVGHPATAYQKGLILLLGSFTLPLVLLFVARVIVPFYRNVVGMSAYEYLGARFGIGGRLYASGCFIGDRLFDVGVTMLTTAVPVCVMTGWDLQSVIIGMAVFTVAYTMIGGMEAVVWTSVVQGLIFVAAAFLIVARLIFAPECGPTGAVIGAAWDAGKFSLGNFDFSWAGLFDASLTPQWLLLLAYTANWARRYIADQHMVQRYLIAKSDADASRGALWNGLLCVPVWALFMVIGSLLYGYYTLSGAPAPAVSDEVVPHFIVNHLPTGIIGLMLAAILAASMSSISPDLNSIATAFTADIVGHFKPGLSDRARLRSGRLGVALFGLLAIGVALVMAPKGGAATIMERAVTVAAILSGGMLGLFFLGFFTRTATRQGCYAGLVACAVFTTWGTLTSGKQPMVDLGFNFPLNPILIGILGHLVVFGVGYAWSRAFGGHVPADIERLTFRRAGRNPSA
- a CDS encoding type II toxin-antitoxin system VapC family toxin; this encodes MIYLPDTNVFSRFLRGGEANEGLRDRLLAQLPFCRLSAIVLSELEYGAAKSGNPAHRERVARLRSILPDVVPFDAESATCAGQIRAHLATLKPNAQPIGSYDVLLAGQALALGACVVTGNSGEFHRVPGLPVEDWK